One Delphinus delphis chromosome 16, mDelDel1.2, whole genome shotgun sequence genomic window carries:
- the MMRN2 gene encoding multimerin-2, whose translation MILTLLLSVGGPLGWGLLGAWAQVPSTRFSDPHSPRPPGVWRAEAEDRDPVRRNWCPYQKSRLVTFVAACKTEKFLVHSQQPCPHGAPDCQKVKVMYRVAHKPVYQVKQKVLASVAWRCCPGFVGPDCQHHDPRAIPEPEDPGDSLQEPWDGPVDFEPGHRDADISDMVEQQERRLGDLQNDIHQVADSLPGLWKALASNLTVAITEANQTELEFPGRSLEQVLLPHINTFLQGHLSPMWRSFNQSLHSLSQAIRNLSLDVEANRQALKRVQESSVARADFQDLGAKFETKVQENTQRVGQLRQDVEGHLHAQHLSLHQSLLEVQADVDTKLKKLLKAQESPGVNGSLVLVAAGAAARPEPESLQARLGQLQRNLSALHVTTAHREEELQGTLADMKATLAQHVDEIKELYLESDDTYEQISKVERQVQELQVNHTALRELRVILMEKSLIMEENKEDMERQLLELNLTLQHLQGGHADLIKYVKDCNCQKLYFDLDVIREGQRDTTRALEETQVSLDERRQRDGSSLQALSSTVAALSLAVDAHQAAAERARADAARLRSQLRTLGSEVSALRAAEGEMRREIRRLHGSFAALLEDALRHEAVLAALFGEEVMEDMSEEAPSPLPLRYEQIRTALLDAASGLQEQALGWDALAARVTALERASGTSGQAERPEPNRDASPAAAGGPDLAGLVQELQRLSSRMESVGECCEASWASSFNSSLEGLRGELSTTEHGLQRHQRLFHSLFGNFKELLVANISLDLGKLQAILSRKGKKQQKGLEAPRRREQKQVESLEDAHVKGPVLWDAGSPVAFYASFSEGTDALQTVKFNTTYINIGSSYFPEHGYFRASERGVYLFAVSIEFGPGPGTGQLVFGGHRRTPVYTTKEQRGGSPATTFAMAELQKGERVWFELTQGSIMKRSPPGTAFGGFLIFKT comes from the exons ATGATCCTGACACTGCTGCTCAGCGTCGGggggcccctgggctgggggctgctgggggcctgggcccAGGTCCCCAGTACCAGGTTCTCCGATCCACACAGCCCCAGGCCACCTGGGGTCTGGAGGGCAGAGGCTGAGGACAGGGACCCCGTCAGACG TAACTGGTGTCCCTACCAGAAGTCCAGGCTGGTCACCTTCGTAGCTGCTTGCAAAACAGAGAAATTCCTCGTCCACTCACAGCAGCCATGTCCACACGGGGCTCCAGACTGCCAGAAAGTGAAAGTCAT GTACCGCGTGGCCCACAAGCCGGTGTACCAGGTCAAGCAGAAGGTGCTGGCCTCCGTGGCATGGAGGTGCTGCCCGGGCTTTGTGGGACCCGACTGCCAGCACCACG ATCCCAGGGCGATTCCTGAGCCTGAAGATCCAGGTGATAGCCTCCAGGAGCCTTGGGATGGGCCAGTTGACTTTGAACCTG GCCACCGGGATGCAGACATCAGCGACATGGTGGAGCAGCAGGAACGCCGGCTGGGAGATCTCCAGAATGACATTCACCAGGTGGCAGACAGCCTCCCAGGCCTATGGAAGGCCCTGGCAAGCAACCTCACAGTGGCAATAACTGAGGCAAATCAGACAGAGCTTG AGTTTCCCGGCAGATCCTTGGAGCAAGTGCTACTGCCCCACATCAACACCTTCCTGCAAGGACATCTCAGCCCCATGTGGAGAAGCTTCAACCAAAGCCTGCACAGCCTCTCCCAGGCCATAAGAAACTTATCTCTTGATGTGGAGGCCAACCGACAGGCCCTCAAGAGGGTCCAGGAGAGCTCTGTGGCCAGAGCTGACTTCCAGGATCTTGGTGCCAAATTTGAGACCAAGGTCCAGGAGAACACCCAGAGGGTGGGCCAGCTACGGCAGGATGTGGAGGGCCACCTGCATGCCCAGCACCTGTCCCTGCACCAGTCCCTCTTGGAGGTCCAGGCCGATGTGGACACCAAGCTGAAGAAGCTCCTTAAGGCCCAGGAGTCCCCGGGGGTCAATGGCAGCCTGGTCCTGGTGGCAGCAGGGGCAGCAGCGAGGCCGGAACCAGAGAGCCTGCAGGCCAGGCTGGGTCAGCTGCAGAGGAACCTCTCTGCACTGCATGTGACCACTGCCCACAGGGAAGAGGAGTTACAGGGCACCCTCGCAGACATGAAGGCCACCCTCGCCCAGCACGTGGATGAGATCAAGGAGCTGTATTTGGAATCCGATGACACCTACGAACAGATCAGCAAGGTAGAGCGGCAGGTGCAGGAGCTTCAGGTGAACCACACAGCTCTGCGCGAGCTGCGGGTGATCCTGATGGAGAAGTCACTGATCATGGAGGAGAACAAGGAGGACATGGAGCGGCAGCTCCTGGAGCTCAACCTCACCCTCCAGCACCTGCAGGGCGGCCACGCGGACCTCATCAAGTACGTCAAGGACTGCAACTGCCAGAAACTCTACTTTGACCTGGATGTCATCCGGGAGGGCCAGCGGGACACCACGCGTGCCCTGGAAGAGACCCAGGTGAGCCTGGACGAGCGGCGCCAGCGGGACGGCTCCTCCCTGCAGGCCCTGAGCAGCACGGTGGCTGCCCTGTCGCTGGCGGTGGATGCGCACCAGGCGGCGGCCGAGCGGGCGCGGGCCGACGCTGCACGGCTCCGGAGTCAGCTGCGCACGCTGGGCAGCGAGGTGAGTGCGCTGCGGGCCGCCGAGGGCGAGATGCGACGCGAGATCCGCCGGCTGCACGGATCCTTCGCGGCCCTGCTGGAGGACGCGCTGCGGCACGAGGCCGTGCTGGCCGCCCTCTTCGGGGAGGAAGTGATGGAAGACATGTCCGAGGAGGCGCCCAGCCCGCTGCCCCTGCGCTACGAGCAGATCCGCACCGCCCTGCTGGACGCGGCCAGCGGGCTGCAGGAGCAGGCCCTCGGCTGGGACGCGCTGGCCGCCCGGGTGACAGCCCTGGAACGGGCCTCGGGGACCAGCGGGCAGGCCGAGCGCCCGGAGCCCAATCGGGACGCGTCGCCAGCGGCGGCCGGCGGGCCGGATCTGGCTGGGCTAGTGCAGGAGCTCCAGCGCCTGAGCTCCCGCATGGAAAGCGTGGGCGAGTGCTGCGAGGCTTCCTGGGCCTCCTCCTTCAACAGCTCCCTCGAGGGCCTTCGCGGGGAGCTCTCCACCACCGAGCACGGCTTGCAGCGGCACCAGCGCCTCTTCCACAGCCTCTTTGGGAACTTTAAAGAACTCTTGGTAGCCAACATCAGCCTGGACCTGGGGAAGCTGCAGGCCATACTgagcaggaaagggaagaagcagcAGAAAGGTCTGGAAGCTCCCAGGAGGAGGGAACAGAAGCAAGTGGAGTCTTTGGAGGATGCGCATGTCAAAGGGCCGGTGCTCTGGGATGCAG GCTCCCCTGTGGCCTTCTACGCCAGCTTTTCAGAAGGGACAGATGCTCTGCAGACAGTGAAGTTCAACACTACTTACATCAACATCGGCAGCAGCTACTTCCCTGAACATGGCTATTTTCGAGCCTCTGAGCGTGGGGTCTATCTATTTGCAGTGAGCATTGAATTCGGCCCAGGGCCAGGCACCGGGCAGCTGGTGTTTGGAGGTCACCGTCGGACCCCTGTCTATACCACCAAGGAGCAGAGGGGTGGGAGCCCAGCAACGACCTTTGCCATGGCTGAGCTGCAAAAGGGTGAGAGAGTATGGTTTGAGCTAACCCAGGGATCAATAATGAAGAGAAGCCCTCCAGGCACTGCATTCGGGGGCTTCCTGATATTCAAAACCTGA